Proteins found in one Muntiacus reevesi chromosome 2, mMunRee1.1, whole genome shotgun sequence genomic segment:
- the ADAT1 gene encoding tRNA-specific adenosine deaminase 1 isoform X6, with the protein MWTADEIARLCYEHYGSRLPKQGKPEPNREWTLLAAVVKIQPTADQACDRSDGPVQVTKEVVSMGTGTKCIGQSKMRKSGDILNDSHAEVIARRSFQRYLLHQLHLAAALKEDSIFLPGSQRGLWKLRPDLLFVFFSSHTPCGDASIIPMLEFEDQPCCPVSRDWACNPSVETNDNLEAPEDKRKCEDPESPVTKKMRLEPRTPDGTAHCQSFGSQEKGPNPPNINNSHLTAEELASVTGMTPSGARVVDVYRTGAKCVPGGAGDSRKPGTAYHRVGLLRVKPGRGDRTCSMSCSDKLARWNVLGCQGALLMHFLEEPIYLSAVVIGKCPCSQEAMQRALIGRCQNVSALPEGFGVQEVKIQQSDLLFEQSRCAVQTKKADSPGRLVPCGAAISWSAVPEQPLDVTANGFPQGTTKKGVGRPQARSRISKVELFRSFQKLLSSISEDKWPDSLRMSDIR; encoded by the exons ATGTGGACTGCAGATGAGATTGCCCGGCTGTGTTACGAGCACTATGGGAGCAGGCTGCCCAAGCAAGGGAAGCCTGAGCCCAACCGCGAGTGGACATTGCTTGCAGCCGTGGTGAAGATACAACCCACAGCTGACCAGGCCTGCGACCGCTCTGATGGACCAGTGCAAG tgACAAAGGAAGTTGTCTCAATGGGAACAGGAACCAAATGCATAGGCCAGTCCAAAATGAGGAAGAGCG GTGACATCCTCAATGATAGCCATGCTGAGGTCATAGCCAGAAGGAGCTTCCAAAG GTACCTGCTCCATCAGCTCCACTTGGCAGCTGCCCTGAAGGAGGATAGCATCTTTCTCCCGGGATCTCAGAGAGGACTGTGGAAACTCAGACCAGACCTCCTGTTTGTGTTTTTCTCCAGCCATACACCCT GTGGGGATGCCTCCATCATTCCAATGCTTGAGTTTGAAGATCAGCCTTGCTGTCCTGTCAGTAGAGATTGGGCCTGTAACCCCTCAGTAGAAACTAATGATAACCTAGAAGCTCCTGAAGATAAAAGGAAATGTGAAGACCCAGAGAGTCCTGTGACTAAAAAAATGAGGCTGGAGCCCAGGACTCCTGATGGTACAGCTCACTGTCAGAGTTTTGGCAGTCAGGAAAAGGGCCCAAATCCACCAAACATCAACAACTCTCATCTCACGGCAGAGGAACTGGCCAGTGTCACTGGAATGACCCCTAGTGGTGCCAGAGTGGTGGACGTTTATAGAACTGGAGCCAAGTGTGTGCCTGGAGGAGCTGGAGACTCGAGGAAGCCTGGCACTGCGTATCACCGGGTGGGGCTGCTCCGAGTGAAGCCAGGCCGGGGGGACAGGACTTGCTCCATGTCCTGCAGTGACAAGCTGGCACGGTGGAACGTCCTCGGATGCCAGGGGGCACTACTGATGCACTTCCTAGAAGAACCCATCTACCTTTCAGCTGTGGTCATTGGAAAGTGCCCGTGCAGCCAGGAGGCCATGCAGAGAGCGCTGATCGGGAG GTGTCAGAACGTCTCAGCTCTACCAGAAGGCTTTGGAGTTCAAGAAGTGAAAATACAGCAGTCAGATTTACTGTTTGAACAGAGCCGCTGTGCCGTGCAGACGAAAAAGGCTGACAGCCCAGGCCGACTTGTTCCTTGTGGGGCAG CCATCAGCTGGAGTGCAGTGCCTGAGCAGCCCCTGGATGTCACCGCCAATGGCTTTCCCCAGGGGACAACAAAGAAAGGAGTCGGACGCCCACAGGCCAG
- the KARS1 gene encoding lysine--tRNA ligase isoform X2: MADVQGAEVKVDCGEPKLSKNELKRRLKAEKKIAEKEAKQKELSEKQLSQAATNHSADDGVAAEEESLDPNQYFKIRSQAVHQLKVNGEDPYPHKFHVDISLTHFIQEYSHLQPGDHLTDITLKVAGRIHAKRASGGKLIFYDLRGEGVKLQVMANSRNYKSEEEFIRINNKLRRGDIIGVQGNPGKTKKGELSIIPYEITLLSPCLHMLPHLHFGLKDKETRYRQRYLDLILNDFVRQKFIIRSKIITYIRSFLDELGFLEIETPMMNIIPGGAVAKPFITYHNELDMNLYMRIAPELYHKMLVVGGFDRVYEIGRQFRNEGIDLTHNPEFTTCEFYMAYADYHDLMEITEKMIAGMVKHITGSYKVTYHPDGPEGQAYEIDFTPPFRKISMVEELEKALGVKLPETNLFETEETRRILDDICVARDVECPPPRTTARLLDKLVGEFLEVACINPTFICDHPQIMSPLAKWHRSKKGLTERFELFVMKKEICNAYTELNDPVRQRELFEEQAKAKAAGDDEAMFIDETFCTALEYGLPPTGGWGMGIDRVAMFLTDSNNIKEVLLFPAMKPEDKKENVATTDGPESTAPGTSV, translated from the exons ATGGCTGACGTGCAAGGCGCTGAAGTTAAAGTGGACTGCGGCGAGCCGAAACTGAGCAAAAA TGAGCTAAAGAGACGCCTGAAAGCTGAGAAGAAAATAGCGGAGAAGGAGGCCAAGCAGAAGGAGCTCAGTGAGAAACAGCTGAGTCAGGCCGCCACCAATCACAGTGCTGACGATGGCGTGGCTGCGGAGGAGGAGAGCTTGGACCCAAAT caaTACTTCAAAATCCGAAGCCAAGCAGTCCACCAGCTGAAGGTCAATGGGGAAGATCCATACCCACACAAGTTCCACGTGGACATCTCGCTCACTCACTTCATCCAAGAGTACAGTCACTTGCAGCCTGGGGACCACCTGACTGACATCACCTTAAAGGTGGCAG GTAGGATCCATGCCAAAAGAGCTTCTGGAGGAAAGCTCATCTTCTATGACCTTCGAGGAGAGGGGGTCAAGTTGCAAGTCATGGCCAATTCCAG GAATTACAAATCTGAGGAAGAATTTATTCGTATTAACAACAAACTGCGCCGGGGAGACATAATTGGAGTCCAGGGCAATCCTGGGAAAACCAAGAAGGGTGAGCTAAGCATCATCCCTTATGAAATCACACTGCTGTCTCCTTGCCTGCACATGTTGCCTCATCTTCACTTCGGCCTCAAAGACAAG GAAACACGGTATCGGCAGAGATATTTGGACTTGATCCTGAATGACTTTGTGAGGCAGAAATTCATCATCCGCTCCAAGATCATCACGTATATAAGAAGTTTCTTGGATGAATTGGGATTCCTAGAG ATTGAAACTCCCATGATGAACATCATCCCAGGGGGAGCTGTGGCCAAGCCTTTTATCACCTACCACAATGAACTGGACATGAATTTATATATGAGAATTGCTCCGGAACTCTACCATAAG ATGCTGGTGGTTGGTGGCTTCGACCGGGTGTATGAAATTGGACGCCAGTTCCGGAATGAAGGAATTGATTTGACTCACAATCCTGAGTTCACCACCTGTGAATTCTACATGGCCTATGCCGACTATCATGATCTCATGGAAATCACAGAGAAGATGATTGCAG GGATGGTGAAACACATTACAGGCAGTTACAAGGTCACCTACCATCCAGATGGCCCAGAAGGCCAAGCCTATGAGATTGACTTCACCCCGCCCTTCCGGAAAATCAGCATGGTAGAAGAGCTTGAGAAAGCCCTGGGCGTGAAACTGCCAGAAACGAACCTTTTCGAAACTGAAG AAACTCGCAGAATCCTTGATGATATCTGTGTGGCAAGAGATGTCGAGTGTCCTCCACCCCGGACCACCGCCAGGCTCCTTGATAAG CTTGTTGGGGAGTTCCTGGAGGTGGCGTGCATCAATCCTACCTTCATCTGTGATCACCCACAGATAATGAGCCCTCTGGCCAAATG GCACCGCTCTAAAAAGGGTCTGACTGAGCGCTTTGAGCTGTTTGTCATGAAGAAGGAAATATGCAATGCCTACACTGAGCTGAATGACCCTGTGCGACAGCGGGAGCTCTTTGAAGAACAGGCCAAG GCCAAGGCCGCTGGTGACGACGAGGCCATGTTCATAGATGAAACCTTCTGCACCGCCCTGGAGTATGGGCTGCCCCCCACGGGCGGCTGGGGCATGGGCATCGACCGCGTCGCGATGTTTCTCACAGACTCCAATAACATCAAG GAAGTGCTTCTGTTTCCTGCCATGAAACCTGAAGACAAGAAGGAGAATGTAGCCACCACGGATGGCCCGGAAAGCACAGCACCCGGCACTTCTGTCTAG
- the ADAT1 gene encoding tRNA-specific adenosine deaminase 1 isoform X7 — protein sequence MWTADEIARLCYEHYGSRLPKQGKPEPNREWTLLAAVVKIQPTADQACDRSDGPVQVTKEVVSMGTGTKCIGQSKMRKSGDILNDSHAEVIARRSFQRYLLHQLHLAAALKEDSIFLPGSQRGLWKLRPDLLFVFFSSHTPCGDASIIPMLEFEDQPCCPVSRDWACNPSVETNDNLEAPEDKRKCEDPESPVTKKMRLEPRTPDGTAHCQSFGSQEKGPNPPNINNSHLTAEELASVTGMTPSGARVVDVYRTGAKCVPGGAGDSRKPGTAYHRVGLLRVKPGRGDRTCSMSCSDKLARWNVLGCQGALLMHFLEEPIYLSAVVIGKCPCSQEAMQRALIGRCQNVSALPEGFGVQEVKIQQSDLLFEQSRCAVQTKKADSPGRLVPCGAAISWSAVPEQPLDVTANGFPQGTTKKGVGRPQARIDWLDLLEVQGTLGSRL from the exons ATGTGGACTGCAGATGAGATTGCCCGGCTGTGTTACGAGCACTATGGGAGCAGGCTGCCCAAGCAAGGGAAGCCTGAGCCCAACCGCGAGTGGACATTGCTTGCAGCCGTGGTGAAGATACAACCCACAGCTGACCAGGCCTGCGACCGCTCTGATGGACCAGTGCAAG tgACAAAGGAAGTTGTCTCAATGGGAACAGGAACCAAATGCATAGGCCAGTCCAAAATGAGGAAGAGCG GTGACATCCTCAATGATAGCCATGCTGAGGTCATAGCCAGAAGGAGCTTCCAAAG GTACCTGCTCCATCAGCTCCACTTGGCAGCTGCCCTGAAGGAGGATAGCATCTTTCTCCCGGGATCTCAGAGAGGACTGTGGAAACTCAGACCAGACCTCCTGTTTGTGTTTTTCTCCAGCCATACACCCT GTGGGGATGCCTCCATCATTCCAATGCTTGAGTTTGAAGATCAGCCTTGCTGTCCTGTCAGTAGAGATTGGGCCTGTAACCCCTCAGTAGAAACTAATGATAACCTAGAAGCTCCTGAAGATAAAAGGAAATGTGAAGACCCAGAGAGTCCTGTGACTAAAAAAATGAGGCTGGAGCCCAGGACTCCTGATGGTACAGCTCACTGTCAGAGTTTTGGCAGTCAGGAAAAGGGCCCAAATCCACCAAACATCAACAACTCTCATCTCACGGCAGAGGAACTGGCCAGTGTCACTGGAATGACCCCTAGTGGTGCCAGAGTGGTGGACGTTTATAGAACTGGAGCCAAGTGTGTGCCTGGAGGAGCTGGAGACTCGAGGAAGCCTGGCACTGCGTATCACCGGGTGGGGCTGCTCCGAGTGAAGCCAGGCCGGGGGGACAGGACTTGCTCCATGTCCTGCAGTGACAAGCTGGCACGGTGGAACGTCCTCGGATGCCAGGGGGCACTACTGATGCACTTCCTAGAAGAACCCATCTACCTTTCAGCTGTGGTCATTGGAAAGTGCCCGTGCAGCCAGGAGGCCATGCAGAGAGCGCTGATCGGGAG GTGTCAGAACGTCTCAGCTCTACCAGAAGGCTTTGGAGTTCAAGAAGTGAAAATACAGCAGTCAGATTTACTGTTTGAACAGAGCCGCTGTGCCGTGCAGACGAAAAAGGCTGACAGCCCAGGCCGACTTGTTCCTTGTGGGGCAG CCATCAGCTGGAGTGCAGTGCCTGAGCAGCCCCTGGATGTCACCGCCAATGGCTTTCCCCAGGGGACAACAAAGAAAGGAGTCGGACGCCCACAGGCCAG gattgactggttggatctccttgaagtccaggggactctcggGAGTCGTctgtaa
- the KARS1 gene encoding lysine--tRNA ligase isoform X1: MLMQAAVRLVRGSLRQTSWAQWGQRELRLCQLAPFTTIHKDKPLSDKRSELKRRLKAEKKIAEKEAKQKELSEKQLSQAATNHSADDGVAAEEESLDPNQYFKIRSQAVHQLKVNGEDPYPHKFHVDISLTHFIQEYSHLQPGDHLTDITLKVAGRIHAKRASGGKLIFYDLRGEGVKLQVMANSRNYKSEEEFIRINNKLRRGDIIGVQGNPGKTKKGELSIIPYEITLLSPCLHMLPHLHFGLKDKETRYRQRYLDLILNDFVRQKFIIRSKIITYIRSFLDELGFLEIETPMMNIIPGGAVAKPFITYHNELDMNLYMRIAPELYHKMLVVGGFDRVYEIGRQFRNEGIDLTHNPEFTTCEFYMAYADYHDLMEITEKMIAGMVKHITGSYKVTYHPDGPEGQAYEIDFTPPFRKISMVEELEKALGVKLPETNLFETEETRRILDDICVARDVECPPPRTTARLLDKLVGEFLEVACINPTFICDHPQIMSPLAKWHRSKKGLTERFELFVMKKEICNAYTELNDPVRQRELFEEQAKAKAAGDDEAMFIDETFCTALEYGLPPTGGWGMGIDRVAMFLTDSNNIKEVLLFPAMKPEDKKENVATTDGPESTAPGTSV, from the exons ATGTTGATGCAAGCCGCTGTAAGGCTTGTTAGGGGGTCCCTGCGCCAAACCTCCTGGGCACAGTGGGGGCAGAGGGAGCTGCGCCTGTGTCAACTTGCTCCTTTCACAACGATTCACAAGGACAAGCCACTTTCTGATAAAAGAAG TGAGCTAAAGAGACGCCTGAAAGCTGAGAAGAAAATAGCGGAGAAGGAGGCCAAGCAGAAGGAGCTCAGTGAGAAACAGCTGAGTCAGGCCGCCACCAATCACAGTGCTGACGATGGCGTGGCTGCGGAGGAGGAGAGCTTGGACCCAAAT caaTACTTCAAAATCCGAAGCCAAGCAGTCCACCAGCTGAAGGTCAATGGGGAAGATCCATACCCACACAAGTTCCACGTGGACATCTCGCTCACTCACTTCATCCAAGAGTACAGTCACTTGCAGCCTGGGGACCACCTGACTGACATCACCTTAAAGGTGGCAG GTAGGATCCATGCCAAAAGAGCTTCTGGAGGAAAGCTCATCTTCTATGACCTTCGAGGAGAGGGGGTCAAGTTGCAAGTCATGGCCAATTCCAG GAATTACAAATCTGAGGAAGAATTTATTCGTATTAACAACAAACTGCGCCGGGGAGACATAATTGGAGTCCAGGGCAATCCTGGGAAAACCAAGAAGGGTGAGCTAAGCATCATCCCTTATGAAATCACACTGCTGTCTCCTTGCCTGCACATGTTGCCTCATCTTCACTTCGGCCTCAAAGACAAG GAAACACGGTATCGGCAGAGATATTTGGACTTGATCCTGAATGACTTTGTGAGGCAGAAATTCATCATCCGCTCCAAGATCATCACGTATATAAGAAGTTTCTTGGATGAATTGGGATTCCTAGAG ATTGAAACTCCCATGATGAACATCATCCCAGGGGGAGCTGTGGCCAAGCCTTTTATCACCTACCACAATGAACTGGACATGAATTTATATATGAGAATTGCTCCGGAACTCTACCATAAG ATGCTGGTGGTTGGTGGCTTCGACCGGGTGTATGAAATTGGACGCCAGTTCCGGAATGAAGGAATTGATTTGACTCACAATCCTGAGTTCACCACCTGTGAATTCTACATGGCCTATGCCGACTATCATGATCTCATGGAAATCACAGAGAAGATGATTGCAG GGATGGTGAAACACATTACAGGCAGTTACAAGGTCACCTACCATCCAGATGGCCCAGAAGGCCAAGCCTATGAGATTGACTTCACCCCGCCCTTCCGGAAAATCAGCATGGTAGAAGAGCTTGAGAAAGCCCTGGGCGTGAAACTGCCAGAAACGAACCTTTTCGAAACTGAAG AAACTCGCAGAATCCTTGATGATATCTGTGTGGCAAGAGATGTCGAGTGTCCTCCACCCCGGACCACCGCCAGGCTCCTTGATAAG CTTGTTGGGGAGTTCCTGGAGGTGGCGTGCATCAATCCTACCTTCATCTGTGATCACCCACAGATAATGAGCCCTCTGGCCAAATG GCACCGCTCTAAAAAGGGTCTGACTGAGCGCTTTGAGCTGTTTGTCATGAAGAAGGAAATATGCAATGCCTACACTGAGCTGAATGACCCTGTGCGACAGCGGGAGCTCTTTGAAGAACAGGCCAAG GCCAAGGCCGCTGGTGACGACGAGGCCATGTTCATAGATGAAACCTTCTGCACCGCCCTGGAGTATGGGCTGCCCCCCACGGGCGGCTGGGGCATGGGCATCGACCGCGTCGCGATGTTTCTCACAGACTCCAATAACATCAAG GAAGTGCTTCTGTTTCCTGCCATGAAACCTGAAGACAAGAAGGAGAATGTAGCCACCACGGATGGCCCGGAAAGCACAGCACCCGGCACTTCTGTCTAG